A single region of the Anderseniella sp. Alg231-50 genome encodes:
- a CDS encoding M24 family metallopeptidase, whose amino-acid sequence MMFDQRMQQLRTRLSEADIDCAVITDDDSVYYLTGYYDYLHMDFGRPTILIVPRDGDSLLITPAMEKDMAEAAARVDRIAEWNDGLGSEWREQLPAAMAGEGRVGIEPDLMPAVVRNYLDRIVEPRRLTDVMPVIAGMRMIKSPDELLLARHAGQVAMAMMNAGRAAIGANVPEFEVALATSAAGTRKAAELLAAHYDDKCMSPNTHFLQIMASGRDITKPHHRASTRIMRHGDPVFLCFCGMTNFHRFKLGFDRTFWIGEVKDKIQRDVYETAVASQAAALAVLRPGVTAETVHAAYADVIQAAGHDYPFRCGRATGYSFLEKPELVFGDKTVLQPGMVLAVDGSVSVAGSFRAQVGDSFIVTEDGYEQITDHPKSLQDMIL is encoded by the coding sequence ATGATGTTCGATCAACGTATGCAGCAATTGCGAACCCGACTGAGCGAAGCGGACATCGACTGTGCCGTGATCACCGACGATGACAGCGTCTATTACCTGACCGGCTATTACGATTACCTGCACATGGATTTTGGCCGTCCGACGATCCTGATAGTGCCGCGCGACGGTGACAGCCTGCTGATAACGCCCGCCATGGAAAAAGACATGGCCGAGGCAGCGGCCCGTGTTGACCGGATTGCCGAATGGAATGACGGCCTCGGCAGTGAATGGCGCGAACAGCTGCCTGCTGCGATGGCAGGCGAGGGCCGCGTAGGCATCGAACCGGACCTGATGCCTGCGGTCGTGCGCAACTACCTCGACAGGATCGTTGAACCGCGGCGGTTGACCGATGTGATGCCGGTGATTGCCGGCATGCGCATGATCAAGTCACCGGACGAACTGCTATTGGCGCGCCATGCCGGGCAGGTGGCGATGGCGATGATGAATGCAGGGCGGGCCGCCATCGGCGCAAATGTGCCGGAATTCGAGGTTGCACTCGCAACCTCTGCGGCAGGTACCCGAAAAGCCGCCGAGCTGCTGGCCGCTCACTATGACGACAAGTGCATGTCGCCCAACACGCATTTTCTGCAGATCATGGCGTCGGGCCGCGACATCACCAAACCGCACCATCGCGCGTCGACCCGCATCATGAGGCATGGCGACCCGGTGTTCCTGTGTTTTTGCGGCATGACCAATTTCCACCGCTTCAAGCTTGGTTTTGATCGCACCTTCTGGATTGGGGAGGTCAAGGACAAGATACAGCGGGACGTCTATGAAACTGCGGTTGCCAGCCAGGCCGCGGCTCTGGCCGTCTTGCGGCCAGGCGTGACAGCTGAAACCGTTCATGCAGCCTATGCGGACGTCATTCAGGCGGCGGGGCACGACTATCCGTTCCGTTGCGGCCGCGCCACCGGTTACAGCTTTCTGGAAAAGCCGGAACTGGTCTTCGGTGACAAGACTGTTCTGCAGCCGGGCATGGTGCTGGCGGTGGACGGGTCGGTCAGCGTTGCCGGGTCATTCCGCGCCCAGGTCGGTGACAGTTTCATTGTTACCGAAGACGGTTATGAGCAGATAACGGACCACCCGAAATCACTGCAGGACATGATATTGTGA
- a CDS encoding M20 aminoacylase family protein produces MSHTDAPTSSLEDLMVGWRHDFHQHPELGFNEHRTAQKVADLLTSFGVEVHAGLGQTGVVGVLQKGNATRSIGLRADMDALPISETGDVSYRSSNDGVMHACGHDGHTSMLLGAAKHLAEAGNFSGRVVFIFQPNEEYGLGAAAMLDDGLFDRFGVDEVHGMHNIPGMEAGTFASRANAITASESLFEIEISAHGGHAALPHMGVDAIMVGSQIVGALQTIVSRKLNPSLNGVVSVTEFESDGRRNVLPGKAVLRGDARALSPEINQATEMHMRRIVEGICAAHGVVATVSYDTIFPATINAASATRSAIRAAQTLAGDDAVDGDCAAKLFSEDFAHLAAARPGCFMLMGNGTGGAHAKALHSSDYDFNDAALVPGSSYWVTLVEQQLGETA; encoded by the coding sequence GTGTCACACACAGATGCACCAACCAGCAGCCTGGAAGACCTGATGGTCGGGTGGCGGCATGACTTTCATCAACATCCGGAACTCGGCTTCAACGAACACCGCACGGCGCAGAAAGTCGCTGATCTTCTGACAAGCTTCGGAGTGGAGGTGCATGCCGGGCTGGGCCAGACAGGCGTCGTTGGTGTCCTCCAGAAAGGCAATGCAACCCGCAGCATCGGGTTGCGGGCCGACATGGACGCTCTGCCGATCAGTGAAACCGGCGATGTGTCCTACAGGTCATCCAATGACGGTGTGATGCATGCGTGCGGTCATGACGGGCACACATCCATGTTGCTGGGCGCCGCCAAGCATCTCGCTGAAGCAGGCAATTTCAGCGGCCGCGTCGTGTTCATTTTCCAACCCAATGAGGAATACGGCCTCGGCGCTGCCGCCATGCTGGACGATGGACTGTTCGACCGGTTCGGCGTTGATGAAGTGCATGGCATGCACAATATCCCGGGCATGGAAGCAGGCACATTTGCGTCCCGGGCAAATGCCATTACCGCCAGTGAAAGCCTGTTTGAAATTGAAATATCTGCCCATGGCGGGCACGCGGCGTTGCCGCATATGGGCGTGGACGCCATCATGGTTGGGTCGCAGATCGTCGGCGCCCTGCAAACCATAGTGTCACGCAAGCTCAATCCGAGCCTGAACGGTGTGGTGTCGGTAACCGAGTTTGAAAGCGATGGCAGGCGCAATGTCCTGCCGGGCAAGGCCGTGCTGCGCGGCGATGCCAGGGCATTGTCACCTGAAATAAATCAGGCCACGGAAATGCATATGCGGCGCATTGTCGAAGGCATCTGCGCCGCCCATGGTGTGGTCGCGACAGTGTCGTATGACACCATCTTCCCTGCCACGATCAACGCTGCCAGCGCCACCCGGTCGGCCATCCGTGCGGCACAGACCCTTGCCGGTGATGATGCGGTGGACGGTGATTGTGCTGCAAAACTGTTCTCGGAGGACTTCGCGCATCTCGCCGCCGCGCGTCCGGGATGTTTCATGTTGATGGGCAACGGCACCGGCGGTGCTCATGCGAAAGCGTTGCATTCGTCCGACTATGATTTCAATGATGCAGCGCTGGTGCCGGGCTCGTCCTACTGGGTGACACTTGTGGAACAGCAGCTGGGCGAGACTGCATGA
- a CDS encoding DUF4396 domain-containing protein, with the protein MAFATTITALNWRDAPVWKQASVNTSWCLLGCAIGDMGTIAFFQFTGIPWPTLAIMLLAIVNGLLTSIALETVILSRQMAINLAFKTAIGMSLISMISMEVAMNTVDVLLTGGARLTWWVVPVMLLAGFLTPLPYNYWRLKALGKGCCH; encoded by the coding sequence ATGGCATTCGCTACAACAATTACTGCACTCAACTGGCGCGACGCACCGGTCTGGAAACAGGCGTCGGTGAATACTTCATGGTGCCTTCTGGGGTGTGCTATCGGGGACATGGGTACCATCGCGTTCTTCCAGTTTACCGGGATACCGTGGCCTACACTTGCCATCATGTTGCTTGCGATTGTGAACGGGTTACTGACGTCGATTGCGCTGGAAACCGTGATACTCAGCCGCCAGATGGCCATCAACCTGGCATTCAAAACGGCCATCGGCATGTCTTTGATATCCATGATATCGATGGAAGTTGCCATGAATACGGTGGATGTGCTGCTGACCGGCGGCGCCCGGCTTACGTGGTGGGTCGTACCGGTCATGTTACTGGCGGGGTTCCTGACGCCTCTGCCATATAATTACTGGCGGCTGAAAGCGTTGGGAAAGGGGTGTTGCCACTGA
- the cueR gene encoding Cu(I)-responsive transcriptional regulator — MNIGMIARRADLPTKTVRYYADIGLVKPSGRSEAGYRIYTDVELNKLRFVRSARSFGFTVEECRELLGLYEDRDRSSRDVKRMALQRISEIEDKMTELQTLHDELSRLATSCRGDDRADCPILTGLSK, encoded by the coding sequence ATGAACATAGGTATGATTGCCAGGCGGGCTGACCTGCCGACAAAGACGGTTCGCTACTATGCCGACATAGGCCTGGTCAAGCCGTCCGGCCGGTCAGAAGCGGGTTACCGCATCTACACCGATGTCGAGTTGAACAAGCTGCGGTTCGTGCGCAGCGCAAGGTCATTCGGCTTCACCGTTGAAGAGTGCCGCGAACTGTTGGGACTGTATGAGGACCGAGACCGGTCCAGCCGGGACGTTAAGCGTATGGCGTTGCAGCGTATTAGTGAAATCGAAGACAAGATGACCGAACTGCAGACGCTGCACGACGAACTTTCGCGGCTTGCAACCTCCTGCCGCGGCGACGACCGGGCCGACTGCCCGATACTGACCGGGCTATCCAAATGA
- a CDS encoding TauD/TfdA family dioxygenase, with translation MSADQAIAIRRLTGNIGAEVTGIDLRDAISETAAVELRECLAQHQVVFFPDQHLDLQQQKMLTAIFGPALQLPYVTPMDAEPEIIRVYKGADEKGGVFGGDWHSDFSFLDAPPSGSVLSAHTLPPYGGDTLWASQAAAWDALPEALQRLLLGRDAIHVGKPYGVKWAPPAKEQSGAGIKMSRGDPTADRERKHPAVLQHPVTDRRMLYLNPTYVTRLDGMSEAESTPLLDQIQRHVTRPEFCIRHSWTPGTVAVWDNLATQHYAVNDYQGHERLMYRTTFSGLSPREMAAVPEKARQAAAE, from the coding sequence ATGAGCGCGGATCAGGCAATTGCGATACGAAGACTGACTGGCAATATCGGTGCCGAAGTGACCGGTATTGATTTGCGCGACGCCATTTCAGAAACCGCCGCGGTCGAGTTGCGAGAGTGCCTGGCCCAGCATCAGGTGGTCTTCTTTCCAGATCAGCATTTGGATCTGCAACAACAAAAGATGCTTACGGCGATATTCGGGCCTGCGCTTCAATTGCCTTATGTCACACCGATGGATGCAGAACCGGAAATCATACGAGTGTACAAGGGCGCTGACGAAAAAGGCGGCGTATTCGGGGGTGACTGGCATTCCGATTTCAGTTTTCTCGATGCACCCCCCTCCGGCTCAGTCCTCAGTGCCCATACGCTGCCGCCTTACGGCGGGGACACGCTGTGGGCAAGCCAGGCTGCAGCCTGGGATGCCTTGCCGGAGGCGCTGCAGCGATTATTACTCGGCCGCGATGCAATTCATGTCGGCAAACCCTATGGCGTGAAGTGGGCACCGCCGGCCAAGGAGCAATCAGGCGCAGGTATCAAAATGTCCCGCGGTGACCCGACAGCGGACCGGGAGCGGAAACATCCTGCAGTGTTACAACACCCGGTAACCGACCGTCGCATGCTGTACCTGAACCCGACCTATGTCACGCGTCTGGACGGAATGAGCGAAGCTGAAAGCACGCCCCTGCTCGACCAGATACAGCGGCATGTGACCAGGCCGGAGTTTTGCATCCGGCATTCCTGGACACCTGGCACAGTCGCGGTTTGGGATAATCTCGCAACCCAGCATTATGCGGTGAACGACTACCAGGGCCATGAAAGGCTGATGTACCGGACAACGTTCTCCGGCCTGTCACCGCGCGAAATGGCCGCTGTGCCGGAAAAAGCCAGGCAAGCGGCCGCGGAGTAG
- the rimO gene encoding 30S ribosomal protein S12 methylthiotransferase RimO, whose amino-acid sequence MTQTTHPQVPTIGLVSLGCPKALVDSERILTQLRAEGYVISPDYEGADAVIVNTCGFLDSAKAESLAAIGEAVKENGKVIVTGCMGKDADTIHDAHPQVLAVTGPHQYEAVVGAVHDAVPPAHDPKFDLVPDQGLRLTPQHYAYLKISEGCNNRCSFCIIPSLRGDLVSRPMASVLYEAERLVKAGTKELLVISQDTSAYGVDIKYADSKYRGRDVKAKFIDMARELGDLGAWVRLHYVYPYPHVDDVIELMADGKVLPYLDIPFQHAAPGVLKNMRRPANQEKVLDRIHEWRKTCPELAIRSTFIVGFPGETEEDFNYLLQWMREAKIERAGCFKYEHVDGARANELPGAVAAEVMEDRWHRFMAAQADISAEIMASKVGREIDVLIDEVDVEEGEAIGRSVWDAPEIDGNVFLPNETDLKPGDMVRATVVDAEEYDLVAELV is encoded by the coding sequence ATGACCCAGACAACACATCCGCAGGTTCCCACTATTGGCCTCGTTTCCCTAGGCTGCCCGAAGGCACTGGTGGATTCAGAGCGCATACTCACCCAGCTTCGCGCAGAAGGTTATGTCATCTCACCAGATTATGAAGGTGCAGATGCAGTGATCGTCAACACCTGCGGTTTCCTGGATTCCGCCAAGGCGGAAAGCCTTGCGGCCATTGGTGAGGCGGTGAAGGAAAACGGCAAGGTCATTGTAACCGGTTGCATGGGCAAGGATGCCGACACCATCCATGACGCTCATCCGCAGGTTCTGGCGGTCACCGGCCCACACCAGTATGAGGCGGTCGTGGGTGCGGTGCATGACGCCGTGCCGCCGGCGCATGATCCCAAGTTTGACCTGGTGCCAGACCAGGGCTTGCGGCTGACGCCACAACACTATGCCTACCTGAAGATTTCCGAAGGCTGCAACAACCGCTGTTCGTTCTGCATCATTCCGTCGCTGCGCGGCGATCTGGTGTCCCGCCCGATGGCGTCGGTGCTTTACGAGGCCGAGCGTCTGGTGAAGGCCGGCACAAAGGAACTGCTGGTGATCAGCCAGGACACATCGGCCTACGGCGTGGACATAAAATACGCTGACAGCAAATACCGGGGCCGCGACGTGAAAGCCAAATTCATCGACATGGCCCGTGAGCTGGGCGACCTGGGGGCCTGGGTCAGACTGCACTACGTCTACCCCTACCCGCACGTCGATGATGTTATTGAGTTGATGGCGGATGGCAAGGTGCTGCCATACCTGGATATTCCGTTTCAGCATGCAGCCCCCGGTGTTTTGAAGAACATGCGGCGCCCGGCCAACCAGGAAAAAGTGCTGGATCGCATTCATGAATGGCGCAAGACCTGTCCTGAACTTGCCATCCGCTCGACCTTCATTGTCGGTTTTCCCGGAGAGACGGAAGAAGATTTCAATTATCTTCTGCAGTGGATGCGCGAAGCGAAAATCGAACGCGCCGGGTGTTTCAAGTACGAACATGTGGATGGTGCCAGGGCCAATGAACTTCCCGGTGCTGTTGCAGCGGAAGTGATGGAGGACCGCTGGCATCGTTTCATGGCTGCACAGGCGGACATATCGGCTGAAATCATGGCGTCGAAGGTGGGCCGCGAAATCGACGTGCTGATTGACGAGGTTGATGTGGAGGAAGGCGAGGCCATTGGCCGGTCGGTCTGGGACGCACCGGAAATTGACGGCAACGTTTTCCTGCCCAATGAAACGGACCTGAAACCGGGCGACATGGTACGGGCAACGGTCGTCGACGCAGAAGAGTATGACCTGGTCGCAGAGCTTGTCTGA
- a CDS encoding MmcQ/YjbR family DNA-binding protein, whose protein sequence is MTLDEYNTYCASLTATTHVVQWGGAHVWKVGGKVFAVAGWSKDDAFAVTFKVSELAYEILKEQPGLQPAPYLASRGMKWIQHYAHPGLDDAGLRDYIAESHKIVALGLTKKLQRELGVGSAA, encoded by the coding sequence ATGACACTTGATGAATACAACACCTACTGCGCTTCGCTGACCGCCACGACCCACGTCGTGCAATGGGGCGGCGCCCATGTATGGAAAGTCGGCGGAAAGGTTTTCGCCGTCGCCGGCTGGAGCAAGGACGACGCCTTTGCGGTCACGTTCAAGGTTTCCGAACTGGCTTATGAAATCCTCAAGGAACAGCCCGGCCTGCAGCCTGCGCCCTATCTTGCATCACGTGGAATGAAATGGATCCAGCACTACGCCCATCCCGGCCTCGATGACGCGGGATTGAGAGATTACATCGCGGAATCGCACAAGATTGTTGCCCTGGGTCTGACCAAGAAACTGCAACGCGAACTCGGTGTCGGCAGCGCCGCCTGA